The following are from one region of the Bacillus sp. (in: firmicutes) genome:
- a CDS encoding AraC family transcriptional regulator gives MYSMYNVKVVGMDHNSREKFENWINEALSGHYKLLPEDDQSNTMIDIIVAQINASFDWIKINHLRKRYLQSKLIIIMNEKNLNTAPVAVNLHAHSLLLNPVRKKAFINAIKTSVEGLGDLPIVREMFLRRLLFGEVKTEEELEKYQTFSKMESIPNIVCLVQGANAAQEFIENESGRRVIRTHLRSDIKNHLSHWVKDVYFVSFPRYLAVLFHIPYVYKSIREWDQIRYYLLKLIEEIQKEYSITLHAGVGSVYNDPLNLNQPYREARKALGQAISDGSLLCFYEELTKDTNLQKCIEYISNYFHEDLSIKKVANKVHLSHTYFSRLFKKELGVSFVEYVTNIRVKRAKYLLANTNDTIESIAAQVGFNTPNYFSSIFKKQTGMSPSEYREEHIITVNE, from the coding sequence ATGTATAGCATGTACAACGTTAAAGTTGTGGGCATGGACCATAACTCGCGTGAAAAGTTCGAAAACTGGATTAATGAAGCCTTAAGTGGTCACTACAAATTATTGCCTGAGGACGATCAAAGTAATACGATGATTGATATTATTGTTGCTCAAATTAATGCATCTTTCGACTGGATTAAAATTAATCACCTTAGGAAAAGATATTTACAAAGTAAACTGATTATTATCATGAATGAGAAAAATTTAAACACAGCACCTGTTGCCGTTAACTTACATGCCCACTCATTATTGTTAAACCCTGTAAGAAAAAAAGCATTTATTAACGCTATAAAAACTTCGGTTGAAGGATTAGGAGATTTACCGATTGTAAGGGAGATGTTTTTGAGACGACTACTATTTGGCGAAGTAAAAACAGAGGAAGAACTGGAAAAATACCAAACATTTTCCAAAATGGAAAGTATTCCAAATATTGTTTGTCTTGTACAAGGGGCAAATGCTGCACAAGAATTTATTGAGAATGAATCTGGTAGACGTGTAATACGTACACATCTTCGCTCAGATATAAAAAACCATCTATCACATTGGGTAAAGGACGTATATTTTGTCTCTTTTCCTCGTTATTTAGCAGTGCTTTTTCACATCCCTTATGTTTATAAGTCAATTCGTGAATGGGATCAAATTCGTTATTATCTCTTGAAGCTAATCGAAGAAATTCAAAAGGAATACAGCATCACTTTACACGCCGGTGTAGGCTCTGTTTATAATGACCCATTAAATTTAAATCAACCATATAGGGAAGCAAGGAAGGCTTTAGGACAAGCCATTAGTGATGGCAGTTTACTTTGTTTTTATGAAGAATTAACAAAAGACACAAATTTACAAAAATGTATCGAATATATTTCTAACTATTTTCACGAGGACTTGTCCATTAAAAAGGTGGCAAATAAGGTCCATCTAAGCCACACGTATTTTAGCCGCTTATTCAAAAAAGAACTTGGCGTTTCTTTCGTTGAGTATGTTACAAATATTCGAGTGAAACGAGCAAAGTATTTGCTTGCCAATACAAACGACACAATCGAGTCAATTGCGGCACAAGTAGGTTTTAATACACCAAATTATTTTAGTTCAATCTTTAAAAAACAAACCGGAATGTCCCCAAGTGAATACAGAGAAGAGCATATTATAACTGTAAATGAATAA